Proteins from one Cryptomeria japonica chromosome 4, Sugi_1.0, whole genome shotgun sequence genomic window:
- the LOC131053448 gene encoding uncharacterized protein LOC131053448, giving the protein MGDFNTPLHDSENFGGSQVDMDCRMDLMDFIDLHALHDVDLQGESFTWTNRRSGDDLIQVCLDRTFINNNSLVKNLCSLTTLPRVRSDHFPISFVVDAIAGKRNFPFRFENMWLSHPSLEYYIRQWWNISMDGSVMFKVAKKLRFVKDNVKRCNREVFGDLFASKTAIQCDLKEIHDKIQAKGYPSVSLEMENEILRKYHDIIAREEVFWKKISRAIWLYVGDINTRFFYMNSLKHKASNMISRIVVEGGVLNKDDEICGEATRFFASLLSGEVNLDVDA; this is encoded by the coding sequence atgggagattttaatactcccCTTCATGATTCTGAAAATTTTGGAGGATCTCAAGTGGACATGGATTGTCGAAtggaccttatggatttcattgaTCTCCATGCTCTACATGATGTTGATCTTCAGGGGGAATCCtttacttggaccaatagaagatcAGGTGATGATTTGATCCAAGTGTGTTTGGACCGGACCTTTATAAACAATAACTCGCTGGTAAAAAATTTGTGCTCTCTTACGACTCTTCCCAGAGTCAGGTCTGATCACTTCCCTATTTCCTTTGTTGTTGATGCCATTGCTGGAAAAAGAAATTTTCCTTTCAGGTTTGAAAACATGTGGTTGTCTCATCCCTCATTAGAATATTATATTAGGCAATGGTGGAATATTTCTATGGATGGTTCTGTTATGTTTAAAGTGGCAAAAAAGCTTAGAtttgttaaagataatgttaaacGTTGCAATAGAGAAGTGTTTGGAGATTTATTTGCTTCAAAGACTGCTATCCAATGTGATCTTAAGGAGATCCATGATAAGATTCAAGCTAAAGGATACCCCTCTGTCTCTCTTGAGATGGAAAATGAAATTTTGaggaaataccatgatattattgcgAGAGAAGAAGTTTTTTGGAAGAAAATATCTAGAGCTATATGGCTATATGTTGGGGACATAAATACTAGATTCTTCTATATGAATTCCCTTAAACACAAAGCTTCTAATATGATTTCTAGGATTGTGGTGGAAGGTGGGGTTCTCAATAAAGATGATGAGATTTGTGGTGAAGCTACTAGGTTCTTTGCCTCCCTCCTTTCAGGTGAAGTGAATCTGGATGTTGATGCTTAG